The following are encoded in a window of Oreochromis aureus strain Israel breed Guangdong linkage group 10, ZZ_aureus, whole genome shotgun sequence genomic DNA:
- the LOC116334030 gene encoding protein ABHD15, producing the protein MASFVGDCFLFLLPSLLLLLLSLTLRVPRVHCWTVLAVRALSWRLWVIICLILGLPLHKNTSARAEEVKSAGTDILSGSGQISDEPRFICKPTALAKYLLRHCGSLAKPRLAAWPRGDPHLQTLSSLLWGQHGEALQFTRDNLLLKDGGIIAVDWAVGTKMGEAATRKKWDVRKEHQSGVRAPGCFTSAPPVLLLIPQYWGGMTPHLKALCQQALCRGFYVVVFHSRGTDGCPLTTARVTEFGDPADLEQAVAYVHSRHPSSMLFAVSEGSGSGVLLSYLGECGSSTYLTAAAAISPVFLGQLWFETPMPPIYRWGALFHRKQQLRRYASSFRGVRDVDRALSSSSLRDFEEALFCSSAQPQVSPLNSGLSSRSHSQWGLASSAAWALDERAYPAKDWESYWERNEPLRDADEVAVPVLCVCSSDDPLLLPASTLPLSLFMSNPYFFLMLTDRGGHCGFALEDERTVNEEQGGEIWSHSSVLEYFRVVAEFLRGDERNRVSWSGLMEENSQARLRGWSMAPLRRRKATEMRRPRPQAADQCTMDAQEGNFIWKRSYTR; encoded by the exons ATGGCATCATTTGTAGGGGATTGTTTCCTCTTTTTGCTCCCATCCCTGCTACTTTTGCTGCTGTCTCTAACTCTCCGCGTGCCCAGAGTGCATTGTTGGACAGTGCTGGCAGTCAGGGCTTTAAGCTGGAGACTCTGGGTTATTATTTGCCTGATCCTGGGGCTGCCACTACACAAGAACACCAGTGCAAGGGCTGAAGAGGTCAAATCAGCAGGGACTGATATTTTGTCAGGGTCAGGTCAGATCTCAGATGAACCCAGATTCATATGCAAACCCACCGCGCTGGCCAAATATCTGCTCCGGCACTGTGGCTCTCTGGCCAAGCCGAGACTGGCCGCCTGGCCGAGGGGAGACCCCCACCTCCAGACACTGTCCAGCCTGCTGTGGGGCCAACATGGAGAGGCATTGCAGTTCACTAGAGACAACCTGCTACTGAAGGACGGGGGAATCATAGCTGTGGACTGGGCTGTAGGGACAAAGATGGGTGAGGCTGCCACAAGAAAGAAGTGGGATGTGAGGAAGGAGCACCAGTCAGGGGTGAGGGCACCGGGCTGCTTCACCTCAGCACCCcctgtcctcctcctcatccctcAATACTGGGGAGGGATGACCCCCCACTTAAAGGCGCTGTGCCAACAGGCTCTGTGTCGGGGCTTTTATGTGGTGGTCTTTCACTCTCGGGGCACAGACGGGTGCCCGCTGACCACAGCACGAGTAACAGAGTTTGGAGACCCAGCTGATCTTGAGCag GCGGTGGCTTATGTCCACAGCCGCCACCCGTCCTCTATGCTTTTTGCAGTGAGTGAGGGGTCAGGCTCAGGGGTCCTTCTTTCCTATTTGGGGGAGTGTGGATCGAGCACgtacctgacagcagcagcagcaatctCACCTGTGTTTCTGGGCCAGCTGTGGTTTGAAACGCCCATGCCTCCTATTTACCGCTGGGGGGCACTGTTTCACCGAAAACAGCAGCTCAGGAG ATATGCAAGTTCCTTCAGAGGTGTCCGGGATGTGGATCGGGCCCTCAGCTCTTCTTCCCTCAGGGACTTTGAGGAAGCGCTTTTCTGCTCCTCAGCTCAGCCTCAAGTAAGCCCTTTAAATTCTGGACTGAGCTCAAGATCTCACTCCCAGTGGGGCCTGGCATCTTCAGCAGCCTGGGCGCTGGATGAGAGGGCTTACCCAGCCAAGGACTGGGAAAGCTACTGGGAGAGAAATGAGCCACTGAGAGATGCAGATGAGGTGGCGGTCCCTGTGCTCTGTGTTTGCAGCAGTGATGACCCTCTCCTCCTGCCTGCCTCCACTTTGCCCCTTTCCCTTTTTATGAGCAATCCGtatttctttctgatgttgACAGACAGGGGAGGGCATTGTGGATTTGCTCTGGAGGATGAGAGGACAGTAAACGAGGAGCAGGGGGGAGAAATCTGGAGTCATAGCTCAGTTCTGGAGTACTTTAGGGTCGTAGCTGAATTCCTGCGTGGGGATGAGAGGAACAGGGTGAGTTGGAGTGGTCTAATGGAAGAAAACAGTCAGGCTAGGCTGAGGGGCTGGAGCATGGCTCCTCTTCGTAGGAGAAAAGCCACAGAGATGAGAAGACCAAGACCACAGGCTGCTGATCAATGCACCATGGATGCACAAGAAGGGAATTTCATCTGGAAGAGGTCCTACACACGCTGA